The sequence below is a genomic window from Lytechinus variegatus isolate NC3 chromosome 3, Lvar_3.0, whole genome shotgun sequence.
TtgcctattcatgagcatagcCTTACTCATGGAAGGTGGTAATACAGACAGCTCGCGTGCTCAAGAACTCCGCAACCTTATCGTCAGTGTCGTCAGCAGCAATCCTGAGTTGTACAATGAAGCCTTCCTAGGTAAATCAAACTCCATGTACTGCCAGTGGATAAAGAACCCAGACACTTGGGGTGGTGCCATAGAAATCTCGATACTGACTGAGTTCTATGAGACAGAGATTGCAGTTGTTGATACCCAGACAGGGCGTGTTGATAGATTTGGAGAGGACAATGATTACAAGCATCGTATTTACCTGATCTATGATAATGTTCACTATGATCCTCTGATTAAGGAACTTGAGGGAGGTGGTACAGAGACAGTGTTTGgagttgatgatgaagatgtccTCTCACAAGTCTTGAAGCTTGCAAAGGAGGCCCAGAAAAGCAGACAGTATACAGATCTTTCTGATTTTACTCTGCGTTGTCTAGTTTGTAATGATGGCCTACGAGGGCAAAGACAAGCACGGCAGCATGCTATGGCAACAGGACATTCTAACTTTGCAGAATACTGAATTCTTACTTTGGGGATATTGATATTAAAAGGAGACACACCCACCCATATGCAGATTCatcaattaaaaatgaaggtttatATAACTTATTTCTTGTCTGAAGGCCATTATATgcataaatatttacaatgcTTGAATCTcattattgatgatattagaAACTTGAAGTATTGTCTAACATTTATTCCATGTGGGTAGAGTAATGATTCTatatagtaggggaaggcggggtaaattgagcataggggcaagttgagccaccagccccaggccaataatgaatcaGTCAGatattgtggtggtgtcatgtataactcctaaccccaccacattgttttccactttgaaacaaaaagtagttttttagagggaaaagtatgaatttcagccaaaaaagtaaaaaagagtgtgaaatagataagtactttattcacacacacgtctttaaatatagtaaagacatgataacaacattgttagtccatgtatggatcttcattcttgtcatagtcttttatatgatagatgcataataaatgtgtggatacaaaattatcgcactaagttcggactggggtaagttgagccaaacagcatggggcaagttgagccatggtaattcttatggtaatgtatcttaaaaaacaaacaaaccataattAAAAATCGAGtaaaatgcaggctgaaaggagcaaatttacatgactgctcttttccttttaaaggatgttagtattatagagaattagcaagtgaaaagactttaaacaaaaaattgacatgctggttctccccccatacattttgtacgtagtttttgtggctcaacttacccccagacggtggcacaacttaacccatatatggggcaagttgagccatttgacatcagtttttttcaaaggtcacgatgactttcagtgtgggggtagaaagttatatgtaggtgaacaacatttcccaagaatcaaatttaaaggcaaggtacttatttctacaatagtactagtcatatcaattctaacatgcaaaatgcaaaaagtgtcacacaacttaccccgccttcccctaccttCAAATATTTGTAGTTTATTAAATTTTACTTTGAATAGAGAGTGATT
It includes:
- the LOC121412255 gene encoding ubiquitin thioesterase OTU1-like, with amino-acid sequence MTSPPFLVMVKAKNGRTKLEGLTMKSTIGNLLQKISEFTEIPSKSQKLLHGYPPKPLDISNHGQELASLPFKSGDMVIVEEVVISNQTDGTRGSSDPEATMTRRVVPADNSCLFMSIALLMEGGNTDSSRAQELRNLIVSVVSSNPELYNEAFLGKSNSMYCQWIKNPDTWGGAIEISILTEFYETEIAVVDTQTGRVDRFGEDNDYKHRIYLIYDNVHYDPLIKELEGGGTETVFGVDDEDVLSQVLKLAKEAQKSRQYTDLSDFTLRCLVCNDGLRGQRQARQHAMATGHSNFAEY